The sequence AAAGTGACAGATGAGAGCAACCCCACCAAATAAACACCAAAAGCCTGTCGCCAGTTCTCATCTGTCTGCTCTTTTAACACTTCAGGCACTGGCTTAGGTAGACCAAGTGCCAAGTGAGACTCATCAGGGTTACTACGTTCAAGAAGGATGAACAGGAATTGAGCCTCTCGTTCAGTCTAACCATTCTTGATTTCGTTTCCTGTTGCTCTGTATTCTCTCTCGTTGCTGTGGTGGCTTCAGCTGCACCTGCGGCTGTGGCTGCTGGGACATCTCTAAGAAGCTGCTCCTGCTCTCCCTTATTTGATTCAGCAGCTAGGTTTTCTCTTCCTCtgccttcttccttttcaatCTTTAGTTTCTCAAACATCACCTGCATaacatgaatatatatatatataacattcaGAAATTCTTTgtataagaaattgaatttgacAAACAACCGATGATAACAAAACGTCAAGTTTCAAACTTAGAGATGTTCATTTTCAGTATCAGCCTTGAACTTGCATAAACTTATTTGGAAAGcagtatataatttttatcaaatcataTTTTAACTAGTTATTGGCTCAGTCCTCCAGTTCATAAACAGGTCTAAACTTAAATCAATATATAGCAAGAAAAGCCAGGATGAACTAGCAAAGGCGCATACCTTAGTAGCTAAAGGCTCCAAATAGATGGCATTGGTCAACACTGCTGAAATCGATGCAATAAGATTAAAAACCTGAAACATTTCAGCCTTTCTACTAAAGGCCAAATTTCTGTGCCCAACCAGATGCCCCAACAGAGCCACCCCAATAGAGTAAGCCATAGCCCTGAAATAGACAGGATATATCTTGCTCTGCACCACCCCAAACTGGTGCCTTGTCAAAGCATTAGCCAAAACATAGCTTGAAATGAATGTAACCCAAACACTCATCCCGTAGGCCGTAGCAAAACCCAACAAATTGATCACGCCCATCAAAGATTTAACTCCTTCTGTTGAACCCATATACCCAACTCCATGGCTAAAAGACCTGCGAACTCTCTCTCTTGTTTCCTGTGTGCCTGCTTTCACGTTCTCAAATTGCTCTGATACATTTGCTGCTATATGGCTTCCAATCGTCTTCCCTAAATCTTTTGCGGATTTCGCTGTTTCTTCAGCTTTACTTGATGATTCTTTTGCACATTCTTTAACATCTTGTGCTTTCCGAGCAGCAGATTCtttagttttctcatatgcatCTTCTACCACTTCTTTCGCTTCATGAGCTTTCTGCGATGCCATGTCCTTGGCTTTCTCATATGCATCATGCACTTTCTCTTCAGCTTGGTGTtccatccttttctttttatgaatcATTTCTTGTGCTACTCCTTTAACCTCATGAGCTTCCTCTTTCATAAGAGAAACTGCTTCATGTGCCTTTTCAGAAACCTGATCTTTAGCTTTACCAATAACTTTAGCAAACTTATGCGTACATTTCCCAAAAGCATCACAAATAAGCTCTCCAGGGCCATGCACTCCGTGGCCTGATTCCAATTTATCTTGATCATGATGACGATAACCTGAAGAAATGCCTTGGCCTATATTTGGAAGCACATCCGCTGCGTGTTTGATCTTTCCTTTAGTGTTATCAACGAACCCAGATGGAAATTTCCCATCTTGCGCGGCGGAGATAGGATCCTGCGGGGGTGAGATTGAAACTTTGGTGTTATGTTGGCCA is a genomic window of Ricinus communis isolate WT05 ecotype wild-type chromosome 2, ASM1957865v1, whole genome shotgun sequence containing:
- the LOC8283246 gene encoding uncharacterized protein LOC8283246, yielding MINLLALCLVFTSLLTAEVYSPSPTTPKQQDNQKKEDVIVKEGHRVVVVETYDEGGQHNTKVSISPPQDPISAAQDGKFPSGFVDNTKGKIKHAADVLPNIGQGISSGYRHHDQDKLESGHGVHGPGELICDAFGKCTHKFAKVIGKAKDQVSEKAHEAVSLMKEEAHEVKGVAQEMIHKKKRMEHQAEEKVHDAYEKAKDMASQKAHEAKEVVEDAYEKTKESAARKAQDVKECAKESSSKAEETAKSAKDLGKTIGSHIAANVSEQFENVKAGTQETRERVRRSFSHGVGYMGSTEGVKSLMGVINLLGFATAYGMSVWVTFISSYVLANALTRHQFGVVQSKIYPVYFRAMAYSIGVALLGHLVGHRNLAFSRKAEMFQVFNLIASISAVLTNAIYLEPLATKVMFEKLKIEKEEGRGRENLAAESNKGEQEQLLRDVPAATAAGAAEATTATRENTEQQETKSRMVRLNERLNSCSSFLNVVTLMSLTWHLVYLSQCLKC